From the Exiguobacterium marinum DSM 16307 genome, the window TGACGTGCGAGAGGACTGTCGCTCCTGAGGCGATGGCGATGACAATCAAACCGAGTGCCGCGCCCGTGATGTTTTGAATTTCGAGTAGTGGTGTGATGAGTCCGGCTGCTGTGACCATCGAGACCGTTGCCGACCCTTGGGCGACACGAACGACCGTCGCAATCAAGAAGGCGAGGACAATCGCCGGAAGTGGGGAACCGGCCATCATTTCACCGAGTACGTCACCGACACCTGAGTCGATGAGCACTTGTTTGAACACACCACCGGCCCCTGTGACGAGGATGATGATCCCAGCTGGTTCGAGCGCTTTCGTTGCAATCTCTTGGACCTCGTCACGTGAATAGCCACGACGTGTCCCGAGGAAGACGAACGTGAGAAGCGTCGCGATCGTCAAGGCGACGAACGGATGTCCGAGGAACGTCAAGAAGTCACGGACGGCATTCCCTTCATCTAGAAGAACCGCTGATAATGTGTTCGCTAAAATTAGCACGAGCGGAATCAAGATGAGCGATAAAATCATTTTGAAGCTCGGTAATTCTTTCGATGTATCGATTTCTTCGAATTCCATGTAGTCTGGAATCGTCACATGAATCTTCTTAGCAATATACTTCCCAAAAACAGGACCTGCTAAAATCATGGATGGAATCCCGGCGAGGACACCGAACAAGATGACCCATCCGAGGTCAGCACCAATCAAGTTGGCCACGGCGATTGGACCAGGTGTCGGTGGGATGAAGCTATGCGTGACTGCGAGACCTGCGAGGAGCGGAATCCCGTAGTAGAGAAGCGAACGTCCCGTCTTTTTGGCGAGACCGTATACGATTGGGACGAGAATGATGAATCCGACATCAAAGAAGACCGGGACGGCGACGATGAAGCCTGTAATCCCGAGTGCCCATTGCGCTTTATCTTCTCCGAACTTACTGACGAGCGTCTGGGCGAGGCGTTCCGCTCCACCTGACACCTCGAGCATCTTCCCGAACATCGCACCGAGACCGACGACGACGGCGACGAAGCCGAGCGTTCCGCCCATCCCGCTCTGGATGGAAGCGATGACGTCCCCGAGTGGCATGCCGGCCGCGACCCCGACGATGAGACTGACAAGTAACAACGAAACGAATGCGTGAA encodes:
- a CDS encoding GntT/GntP/DsdX family permease produces the protein MSGSTLILIALAGIFLLLFLVIRTKLHAFVSLLLVSLIVGVAAGMPLGDVIASIQSGMGGTLGFVAVVVGLGAMFGKMLEVSGGAERLAQTLVSKFGEDKAQWALGITGFIVAVPVFFDVGFIILVPIVYGLAKKTGRSLLYYGIPLLAGLAVTHSFIPPTPGPIAVANLIGADLGWVILFGVLAGIPSMILAGPVFGKYIAKKIHVTIPDYMEFEEIDTSKELPSFKMILSLILIPLVLILANTLSAVLLDEGNAVRDFLTFLGHPFVALTIATLLTFVFLGTRRGYSRDEVQEIATKALEPAGIIILVTGAGGVFKQVLIDSGVGDVLGEMMAGSPLPAIVLAFLIATVVRVAQGSATVSMVTAAGLITPLLEIQNITGAALGLIVIAIASGATVLSHVNDSGFWLVNRYFGLDVKDTLKSWTIMETIIGLTGFAVVFLISLFII